GCACATCTATCGCCCAGGGTGAGCGGCCTCGTCAGACTGAGAACACACGCGCAGCGCAGCGCCATCTGGATGCCGGCGACGACGCGGACGCCCCGGCCGAGGCCCGGCCACACTTCGAGCTGGCCCTCACGTCCGCCATGGCGGCGATTGCCGAGGACGGCCGCAACCCTTTGGCTCACCGTCAGGCTGCTCTGGCGAATCTCGCCCTCGAGAACTACCAGGGCGCGGGCACTCACTTCGACCATGCCGCCGGGCTGCGTCCGATCTACGAGTTCGAGGATGAGGGCATCCGTGAGCGTGCTTGGATGGATCTCTACCAGGTGGGGGTTCCTCTCGTAAACTCCGGCGACTATGAAGAGGCGGTCAGCATCTTCGAGAACGCCAACGCGATCTACTCCGACCGGCCCGAAGCGATGGTGACACTGGCACAGATCCATGCGTCGCTGCGAAACCACGATGCCGCACTCGAGAACATCGAGTCCGCTCTTGCGATCATCAATTCGGAGAAAATCGCGGACATGGACTCCACGACTGCCGCGAGTTGGCGGGAGCAGGCGGAGGACCTGCCGACGCTACGGGCTCAGGTCTTCTCTGACGCAGGCCGTTTTGAAGAGGCCGCCGAGGCGTACCGGGGGCTCGTCGCGACGAACCCCGATGATGTGGTCGCCGCACGCAACCTAGCCGGCGTCCTGATTCAAATGGGGGACGAGGTGGGGGCATTCGCCGAGTACGAGAAGCTCCTGGCGCGTCCGGATCTGCGCGCTACCGACTTCTACACCATCGGCGTCGGCTTCTATACCGGTAGCGACTACACGCGCGCGGCCCAGGCCTTCGAGGGCGCGGCGACGCGCAACGTCAACGACCGCGACGCGCTCGAGATGTGGGCGAGGTCGCTCCAGCTCGACTCCGCGTACATGGAGATCCCGGCCGTGGGTGACCGCTGGGTCGAGCTCGACCCGTACAGCCAGGGTGGCTACCTGATCATGGCCCAGGCGGTGAACCAGAACGGTGACGAGGACCGGGCTCGGGAGCTCATCGCCGCAATCGACGCGCTCGAGGTCGAAGTATCCGACCTGCAGATCACGCGCCTCGGCGATGGTGGTGCA
This portion of the Gemmatimonadota bacterium genome encodes:
- a CDS encoding tetratricopeptide repeat protein, yielding MKIRLGLVLMLACGLGLTGCASGGGGAASTGPSTPGGTSIAQGERPRQTENTRAAQRHLDAGDDADAPAEARPHFELALTSAMAAIAEDGRNPLAHRQAALANLALENYQGAGTHFDHAAGLRPIYEFEDEGIRERAWMDLYQVGVPLVNSGDYEEAVSIFENANAIYSDRPEAMVTLAQIHASLRNHDAALENIESALAIINSEKIADMDSTTAASWREQAEDLPTLRAQVFSDAGRFEEAAEAYRGLVATNPDDVVAARNLAGVLIQMGDEVGAFAEYEKLLARPDLRATDFYTIGVGFYTGSDYTRAAQAFEGAATRNVNDRDALEMWARSLQLDSAYMEIPAVGDRWVELDPYSQGGYLIMAQAVNQNGDEDRARELIAAIDALEVEVSDLQITRLGDGGARITGSVGNKTLDQGATVTLSFTFYTATGDVMGTLTHEVTVGGEGMKEVFEVEYTTGDEVGGYGYTLSVG